Proteins encoded together in one Pseudoalteromonas xiamenensis window:
- the cutA gene encoding divalent-cation tolerance protein CutA: MRTLFTLHSLDCIDINDMRTSMEQCNYRLVFTTTGNEQQAKVLAKQIVQNKLASCVNLLSNVHSIYEWQGNVVEDTECKLIIKTRTDKVDALKQFLIEHHSYDVPEIQVIPVVDGHADYFHWMDEVLG; this comes from the coding sequence ATGCGTACACTTTTCACTTTGCATTCGTTAGACTGTATAGACATCAACGACATGAGAACGTCCATGGAGCAATGCAATTATCGGCTCGTGTTTACGACAACTGGCAACGAGCAGCAAGCCAAAGTGCTTGCAAAACAAATCGTGCAAAACAAATTAGCGAGTTGCGTGAACTTATTAAGTAACGTGCACTCTATTTACGAATGGCAAGGCAACGTCGTTGAAGACACTGAGTGTAAACTCATTATTAAAACGCGTACGGATAAAGTGGACGCACTAAAACAATTTTTAATTGAACATCACAGCTACGATGTACCAGAAATTCAGGTCATTCCGGTTGTCGATGGTCATGCTGATTATTTTCATTGGATGGACGAGGTATTAGGTTAA